Proteins from a genomic interval of Gavia stellata isolate bGavSte3 chromosome 13, bGavSte3.hap2, whole genome shotgun sequence:
- the PTPN9 gene encoding tyrosine-protein phosphatase non-receptor type 9 encodes MAAELSAEEEQATKQFLEEINKWTGQYNVSPLSWNVAVKFLMARKFDVLRAIELFHSYRETRLKEGIVKLKPHEEPLRSELLSGKFTILSVRDPSGASIALFTAKLHHPSKSVQHVVLQALFYLLDRAVESFETQRNGLVFIYDMAGSQYTNFELDLSKKILNLLKGAFPARLKKVFIVGAPMWFRVPYSIISLLLKEKLRERVQMVKMSELKEHLPRECLPEYLGGSLKLDPLSWNCRFLPQQNGHPDPLDELILVPLVAPKDNGSVHVPGPKSVTLQELLDHVNHKQKRGIYEEYEDIRRRSPTGTFVCSLAPYNQEKNRYGDVPCLDQTRVKLAKPYSRPELTDYINASFMDGYKQRNAYIGTQGPLENTYGDFWRMVWEQNVLVIVMTTRLEEGGRRKCGQYWPLEKDFQVCFGALTITNLGVENLNHYKKTILEIHSSETRERRLVSHFQYLSWPDYGVPSSAATLIDFLGAVKQQQRVAVSALGPRFKGHPGGPPVVVHCSAGIGRTGTFCALDICLSQLQDVGTLNIYQTVLRMRTQRAFSIQTPEQYYFCYTAILEHAQREGLLLANHSQAGQEKSSPGH; translated from the exons ATGGCCGCGGAGCTCAGCGCCGAGGAGGAGCAG GCAACCAAGCAGTTCCTGGAGGAGATCAACAAGTGGACGGGCCAGTACAATGTGTCCCCGCTCTCCTGGAACGTGGCCGTCAAGTTCCTCATGGCCCGCAAGTTCGACGTCCTGCGGGCCATCGAGCTCTTTCACTCCTATCGG GAGACGCGGCTGAAGGAGGGCATTGTGAAGCTGAAGCCGCACGAGGAGCCGCTGCGCTCGGAGCTGCTCAGCGGCAAGTTCACCATTCTG AGCGTGCGGGACCCCTCGGGAGCCTCCATCGCCCTCTTCACGGCAAAGCTGCACCACCCCAGCAAGAGTGTGCAGCACGTGGTGCTCCAGGCGCTCTTCTACCTGCTGGACCGAGCGGTGGAGAG cTTTGAAACCCAGAGGAACGGGCTGGTGTTCATCTACGACATGGCGGGCTCGCAGTACACCAACTTCGAGCTGGACCTCAGCAAGAAGATCCTCAACCTGCTGAAG GGTGCCTTCCCGGCTCGTCTCAAGAAGGTTTTCATCGTGGGAGCGCCCATGTGGTTTCGCGTGCCCTACTCCATCATCAGcctgctgctgaaggagaagCTGCGGGAGCGG GTGCAGATGGTGAAGATGTCGGAGCTGAAGGAGCACCTGCCCCGGGAATGCCTCCCCGAGTACCTCGGGGGGTCCCTCAAACTGGACCCTCTGAGCTGGAACTGTCGGTTCCTGCCCCAGCAGAACGGGCACCCCGACCCCCTGGACGAGCTCATCCTGGTGCCGCTGGTGGCCCCCAAAGATAATGGCTCCGTCCACGTCCCCGGGCCCAAGTCCGTCACCCTCCAGGAGTTGCTGGATCACGTCAACCACAAGCAGAAACGGGGCATCTATGAAGAGTACGAAGATATTCGGCGTAGGAGCCCGACCGGCACCTTCGTCTGCTCTTT GGCACCCTACAACCAGGAGAAGAACCGGTACGGTGACGTGCCCTGCCTGGACCAAACCCGCGTCAAGCTGGCGAAGCCGTACAGCCGCCCGGAG ctgACCGACTACATCAACGCGAGCTTCATGGATGGCTACAAGCAGAGGAACGCTTACATCGGGACTCAGG GGCCTCTGGAAAACACCTACGGTGACTTCTGGCGCATGGTGTGGGAGCAAAACGTCCTGGTGATCGTGATGACGACCCG gctggaggagggaggcaggagaaagTGCGGCCAGTACTGGCCCCTGGAGAAGGATTTCCAGGTGTGCTTCGGGGCCCTGACCATCACCAACCTGGGTGTGGAGAACCTCAACCATTACAAGAAAACCATCCTGGAGATCCACAGCTCGGAG ACCAGGGAGCGGCGGCTGGTGTCCCACTTCCAGTACCTGAGCTGGCCGGACTACGGCGTCCCCTCATCTGCGGCCACCCTCATCGACTTCTTGGGGGcagtgaagcagcagcagagggtgGCGGTCAGCGCCCTGGGACCTCGCTTCAAGGGGCACCCCGGGGGACCCCCGGTTGTGGTGCACTGCAGCGCCGGCATCGGCAGGACAG GTACCTTCTGCGCGCTGGACATCTGCCTGTCCCAGCTGCAGGACGTGGGCACGCTGAACATCTACCAGACGGTGCTGCGCATGCGGACCCAGCGCGCCTTCAGCATCCAGACCCCCGAGCAGTATTACTTCTGTTACACCGCCATCCTCGAGCACGCCCAGCGCGAGGGCCTGCTGCTCGCCAACCACAGCCAGGCCGGCCAGGAGAAGAGCTCGCCGGGACACTGA